The Gossypium hirsutum isolate 1008001.06 chromosome A03, Gossypium_hirsutum_v2.1, whole genome shotgun sequence genome contains the following window.
AAGGGTACTATTGGCCGACCCTTGAATCAGATTGCAACGAACATGTGCGGAAATGCCACGCTTGCCAAGCTCATGCCCAATCCATCCGGGCCCCGGCCTCTCATTTGCATACCATTGCGCACATATGATCAAGAAAAGAGTACCTATAATCACATGAAAACCATGAAAGCCAGTTGCTAATTCAACAAAGAgcaaattaattaacataattagcAAAAATAAACCTTTGCACAAATACATATCATAACTTCAACAACCAAATAATTCAACAAAGAgcaaattaattaacataattagcAAAAATAAACCTTTGCACAATTAATTTAGGCAAAAGCATAGAGTGAGTCAAAAATTAGAGAGCATAAACCAAAACTATCTATTCTTTTGACACCTTCATTTTCTCTTTCACATTTGAAATTTTGACTAGTTCTCTTGTTTCACAAACACAATTAAATCAACGAATCAAGTTAGATTAACAAGAATTAAcaaacaaaaattctaaaaaaacgATTAATGATGCATTTGATAAAACAAGACTAACTTCTCTTTtctaaaacttaactaaaatccAGAGTAAAACGTTGTTGATTGATGAAGATATCATTTAAAATCAAACTTACCAACCTTAGATTTATGGAATTCAACCAAAGATTGAGAGAACTTTGAGAGAGAAATGGAGAGAATTTCTCTAGGTTGATTTCGACTAATGTGCATAAAATGGAGAGTAAAAAAATAAGTTATAATGTcttatttggtcctctaactttataaaaaaaaatcagtttaaccatttatttttttttctcttttaacctttgaatttatatttttttgtcaaaattaacCTCAAATGGACAAAAAAGTTAATAATCGTTAACTTTGTTTATGTGGCATCTATGTGTATGCCACAtcaaacaattattttttttaaattaaaaaaatattttaaaaattccaaaagtaggaaattaaaaattattttaaattttttgtaaaaataaataatattataattttttaaaataaatatattataaaattatatgtgtaattattttcatctttttcaaagATTTGTTTTcttctaaatattaaataaaaataaagcattaaaaaaatactcattttaaaaaaatatataagttataattaaataatttattttttaattctttcttttcctttccgtTGCCTTTCTTTCCtcccttctttattttttttcttgtactTTCTGTTTCTCCCATCTTTCTCTCTTCtcctaaccctagccactgccCTTCCAAGGCGCTGCAGACGCCATTCGGCCTCCACCAATTGGAAGCCCCCAAAGTGATGCTCCTTGTCTTCCATTCACGTTTCTCAATTTAGATTTCCTCAAACCCAAACTAAAACCTTCAAAAAAGCCAATTGGTTATTAATATGTACCAAAAAAATCAGATTGGTTattcatttctatttttttcttgggatttaatattttagttgcAATAATCAATGGAAAAGAGAAAACTTATAGTTTGTATaatgttaagaaaataattagcagaaaagaaaaaaataaatcatggaagaaaattataaattttaatataactttttgaattttaaaaaattaatctcggaagaaatttataatttgtaatattttttatgaatttttaaataattgtaataatttttgaaatttttaattttttttggatttttacaaaatttacaaaataattttaattgttttttaattattttaaaaaatttaattaactgtTAACTTTTCTATCCGTGGTTTAATATGACAAAAACCATAAGTTTAAGGGTTGAAagagataaaaatttaaattgaaggctaaaatgattttttttataaagttagagattaaaaaataattgttcCCTCATCTAAATGTGAGTGATAGAGATTTTGCTATTTTGCTTGTGGTCTAATGACCCTATAAGGCcctttcatcattttaatcctaaaatctAAAGTTAAGACATTTAACCCacttatttgatttttcttatGAAATAGTCCATGCCTCTAATCAGTAATAGAAAATGGCAGGCATAATAGTTTTGAAGTGAATTGTGAATATTTAGAAGGCAGGCAAGCAGTTTGGTTAAAGATTGaaacttgattttttatttttatttttattttgaagcaTTACAGCAGTTttgtttataaataaaaaaaccattCTCTTCTTCTTGGAAGTTGTAATGGAATACTCACAAACTTTTGGTCTTTGGAGGAGAATGGCATAAGCCATCACTTCCAATTCAGGATATATTGCCCCttaatttcttaaatttctttgGAAGTTGTAATTTCACGTTGCACAAGCTTTCACTTtgctttctcttcttctttggcttcattttttatatttttataaaaaaatattttaattttaattttttaattttttaattaaaaaaagactgttttttaattataattgaattaattgaatatgtaaatataaaagtACTAAAAAATTAAGGATTAGTGAGTAAATGGAAGTGAATTAGGGTTGGGTCGGGCATATGCATGTAGTTTAggcaaaataaaaacttaaaaaggaTATTATTATAAGAAGGCGAAAGGGAAAATAGGGCGTaagaagaagagagaagagaGAAGTGAGCGGGTGGGTGGGTGAGTGTTTTGGGgaagaaaacataaaaacaaaagcGCCGTATTTGATTATAGTTTTGGAGTTGAGAGATCATAAATGCTTTTGCTGAAGCGATACATTGGTTGGCAGATCTTGGGGAGAAGAAAGTGAATGGAAATGCAAGGTGGGAAAATGGAGAAAGATTTCGTGTTGCAATGGGGAAACAGAAAGAGGCTAAGATGTTTCAACAAACTTAAAAAACAGCACCAGCACCAGTTTGGCGACAGCGGCGGCGGCACCTCTACCACGCCGCACTCCTTACCTCTGCCCAACAAGAAGATGGGCTCCTCGCCTGTTGCCAATCGTCTCAAAATGTAAGGAATGGATATTGTTTGTTTGCTTGATTACCCAGAACTAGTTTATTTTTAGTTCAGAAGTGTAATTATAGATCTGGGATTTGGTTTAACAGGAATTCGGATTTGGGAACAAATAAGTCAAGATCGGCATTGACATCTCCGGAGAAGGAAGATAGGTACTATGCAACAAGGGGATCGGGTTCCTTAGTGTTGGAAGACAATAATACCAAGGTTTTGATGGATCACCACCATGTTAAGGAAGATAAAGGGACTGTGTGGCCCAGATTGTTCACCACATTAtctaataaagaaaaagaacaagattTCATGGCTATGAAGGGTTGTAAGCTTCCTCAAAGGCCAAAGAAAAGGGCAAAGTTGATCCAGAGAAGCATTCTCGTCAGTCAAGtcttcccttctttttcttttttaaattgcTAAGATTGCTTCTCATTTGTTGGGTTGGTGGTGTAGTTGGTGAGCCCAGGGACATGGCTATCAGACCTGTGCCAGGAGAGGTATCAAGTCAGGGAGAAGAAAACTTCAAAGAAGGTAACCACTTCTGGCTTTCACACCCCATCTTTCTTTTGCTCTTTAATCAGTATTATAGACGGTGCCCATTTGTTTGCTTTCTGTAATTCAGAAACCAAGAGGATTGAAGGCCATGGGAAGTATGGAAAGTGATTCTGAAAGAGATTGATTGATTGATACAAATGAATCCACTCAAGTGGTCTGCCTTAGCCTGGGAAGACGATTACTGATATAGCTTTTCCTTTATTTCATTTCTTACATATGGTGCCATTGTTGAAAAGAAACAGCCAAAAAAGATGGGGTTTTCCCTTATGTTTTGCTTTTGTAGCTGGCAAATTGTGATCAAATTTGGAATCAATTACTCCCTTGTAGTTTTATCTAATCCAATTTCTGAAAGCCCTTGTTAGCATTCCCCACCTCACGATTGCACTTGCACCAAGGTTAAAGGCAACGCTTGTCGGAACATATCCATTCGATATTTGACAACGGATAAGCATAAAACCATCTAAACAAAAACAATATCCATTCGATATTTGACAACGGATAAGCATAAAACCATCTAAACAAAAACAAGTCAAGCCAATTTGCattgaaaataaatcccaaaGTATCACGTTCTtacaaacataatttcatttcgAATCAAGGGGATACAAATGGGATTAGCTTCGCTTCCATTTCCCATTCCAACAATTGCTAATTAAAAGCATGAGATCCGTAAAACCAACAAATAATTAGATTAGAATCAAAGGAAGGATGGCACATTaaagtaatattatatataaataaaagaggaCTTCAAAACTGCAGCTGAAACTGGAACCTCTTTACAGCTGCTATGCTTTTCTACTTTCCCTAATTACTTggtaattattttttctattcttttcaaCTTCATTTATTTACAATAATGGACCTATACTCTTCTCTCACCCACTCACAAATACCTACAAATGTACAGTTGGTTAATAATCAATCAGAATGAGAACCCACCCAATCTCATCCATTCTCCACCAGGAAAATACAAAGCTCTATCAAGTCATATCCAAGCTCCACTCCTTGTGTCCAAATCAAAGGAATTCAGGTTCGTACAGGAATCACATCTTCCAGATTGAGAATGAACATTAAGCTTTCGGTGATTGATACCCAACTCGAATCAACTGCTAACTGCTTGGCCATCCTTGCAGCTGAGAGCCCCGTGGCACTTTTAACTGCTACACAAGACACTTCAGTATAAGTTTTGCTTCTTTTGAGACCGACTTCCATCCACACACACAAAAAAGCACTGTTCCCCAAAAATCCAAAAACAAGTGTTGAATTACCTACTATCTTCCGCCTGATTTGGTCCAATGAGACCTGCCCCACAGGTGCACACAGGTTCCGGACAACCCAAGCACCCAAAAGTTTTACCAGCACGCCCTCCGCCAGAAAGACAAGCAGACTGGAGAATCCACCACTGCTAACTACAAAGGTTCCAAGACTACAGATGCTTTTGTGAATACAGAAAGGACAAATGGTGCTTCTTCCCCGGGATGTATGGTTGTAGGCACTATTGTGTAACCCTTTGGTTCAGGCTCTAAAACCATTTCACAAGATATTTCTCGAGAATTAACATAATCTGTACCACCAACTGATTCATGTAGGTAAATGTTGTAAGCAGCACGACGACCACGGGTTTTGAGGATCCTCATTCCAATGTAGAACATCTGTGAATCATGACTAGATTGATAATTTCTAAAACCAGCTGCCGTTCTTGAGAAGCTAACACCCTGAACAGTTAATGCCACTAAAAATCAGAAATTTCTTGCAAGTAGAGAAGAGGTAAT
Protein-coding sequences here:
- the LOC107963812 gene encoding uncharacterized protein, producing MEMQGGKMEKDFVLQWGNRKRLRCFNKLKKQHQHQFGDSGGGTSTTPHSLPLPNKKMGSSPVANRLKMNSDLGTNKSRSALTSPEKEDRYYATRGSGSLVLEDNNTKVLMDHHHVKEDKGTVWPRLFTTLSNKEKEQDFMAMKGCKLPQRPKKRAKLIQRSILLVSPGTWLSDLCQERYQVREKKTSKKKPRGLKAMGSMESDSERD